The following nucleotide sequence is from Halobaculum sp. MBLA0147.
ATCGGCTACACGGAACTCGTCTCGGAACAGTTGGAGGGGCAACAGCGGGACCACTTGGAGGTCGTCGCGGAGAACCTCCACCGGATGGAGTCGATGATCGACGGGCTGCTCCTGTTGGCTCAGCAGGGCCACGACGTGGGCGAGCGATCCCCCGTCCGCCTCGACGAGCTCGCACACGCCGCGTGGGAGACGATCGAGACGCGCGACGCGACGCTGGTCGTCGAGACGGATCGACAGGTGTTCGCGGACGAGGCGCGACTCAGACAGGTGTTCGAGAACCTGTTCCGGAACGCCGTCGAACACTGTCCCCCGGGCGTGAGCGTGACGGTCCGCGGCACGCCCGACGGGTTCGAGGTGGCCGACGACGGGCCCGGACTGCCGGCGGAGTTGGCCGAGACCCTGTTCGACAGAGACCGGATCGGCGACGGCGAGCGGCGCGGCCTCGGACTCCTCATCGTCGAGCGGATCGTTCGCGGCCACGACTGGGACGTGAGCGTCGAGAGCGGCGACGACGGGACGACGTTCCGTGTCACGGGCGTCCAGCGCGGGCCCGAGACACATCCCGAGGGCGAGGCGTCTGCCTCGTGATCGCGTCGGACTCGCGACTCGCCGGCACGCGACTGTCACTGGTCGCCACGAGACCACCACTCGCCGCCACACGATCATCTCTTCACCCCACCCGCCGCTCGCAGTCACACGACCACCCTCTCACAGTCTCACGACGGACAGACCTCGCCTCCGAGAGACGACGGCGCCGCACTGTTTTTCCCGTCGGGCGTCCATCTTCCGAGAGACACGAACCGGGGGCGGTAAGGGGAGACGGCCCACGTGAGCGACTGTAGCCCGTCCCGACGCGACCTCCGCGACCAGTCCCCGGGAGACTGACCGACGGATGACACACACCATCGTGATCGCGGACGACGACGACTCCGTGCGGCGACTCGTTGAGCACAAACTGTCCGCTGCGGGGTACGAGGTGGAGAGTTTCGTCAACGGGAGCCGAACCTGGGACCACCTCCAGACTGCTCCCGTCCCGGACCTGTGCGTGCTCGACGTGATGATGCCGGGACTCACCGGACTCCAAGTGGTCGAGCGGATGCGCGACGACGAGGCCCTCGCGGACGTGCCTGTGGTCGTCCTCTCCTCGCGGGGTCGCGAGGCGGACGTACTCGACGGACTGGAGAGTGGAGCGACCGACTACGTCACGAAGCCGTTCAGTCCGCGCGAACTCCTCTCGCGTGTCCGACTGCGGCTCGGCGAGGAGTGACAGACGGCGAGGTATGACCCCCGACTACGCACACCCCGTCGTCTCGCAACTGCCACGGCCGACGGCCGAGACAGCAATCTTCGCCGGTATCGTCCTGCTGGCGCTGTTGATCGCCGTCGCCGTGTTGACCCTCGCAGAGTCGGTCTACCAGTACCGTCGCGACCGCCGACGCGACCGCGTCCGTGAGGACGTAGAGTTGGCCCTGCTGTCTCGGATGTCCGACCCCGATCCGGAGTGGGACGAGTGGGTGGCGTCTGCGTCGACCCCGGAACGAGACGTGGCGCGCGAACTGTTGGACGACTACCTCCGGACCGTCGAGGGGACGGAGCGAGCGAACCTCGTCGAACTCGTCCGCGAGTTGGGAATCTTCGCGGAGGCACGCGAGACGCTGGACGGTGGGGCGAGACACGAGAAGCTCCAGGCGCTCGGCTGGTTCGCGCTCTCCGGCGAAGGCGTCGATCCCGACCGGCTCGAGGCGACCTGTACTGGCGGCAACGATCTCCGAGCGGCGGCCGCCCGCGTGCTGTACGAGGCCGACCATCCGGACGCCCGCGAGCGTGGGACGGACCTGCTGGTGGGTGACGGCTCCACGACGTTGACCACCCACGGGTTGGACACGCTGTACCGACTGTACGAGACGGATCCGAAGCCGTTGCTCGACCGGGCGGCCGCGGAAGGGGACGAGTGGGGACTCTCCCTAGTCGTGCAGGTGCTGTCGGTGATCCGCCACACCGGCCTGTTGGCGCAGGACGCCGACTGGTCGTTCGTCCGCGATCACACGACCCACGAGTCGCCGTCCGTCCGCGCCGCGGCGGCGCAGGCGTTCGGCCCGCCGGGGTGGGACCCGGCCTTCCGAGAGTCCGTCCCCGTCGAGCGACTGCTCGCGGACCCACACCGCAACGTCCGACGCGCGACGTACGAAGTGCTCGCGGAGTGGGGCGACGGCCGCTCGCTGGAGCTGCTCCGGGAGGCGTTGCGAACGGAACCGGACCAGCGTTCCCGTCTGCGAGGCTTGGAAGCGTTGGACGACAACCAACTCACCGAACTGGAACTTGGAGTTCCCACGGCCGACGACAACCGAGACGACGGACCGGTGCCGTCCGTTCCCGTCGCAGGGGACGCTGCCGCCGACACCACCCCGCCAGCGCCGACGGTCGACACCGAAGACGACGGCGAGGTGACGGCTGGCACCGCCGCCGGCTCGCCGACAGAGACCGGCGCCACCGATCCCGCGGCAGCGGAGCCCGCCGACGCCGACCAGGCGGTCGACGTGGCAGTCGACGCCGGGGGTCAGTCCCTGACACCGGACCCGACGGCGTTCGACCGAGCCCTGGCGTGGGTGCGCGCAGACCGGGAGGCGAGCGACCGGTGACCCCCGAAGCGGCGTTCACGCAGTTGCTCGCCGTCACCGGGGTCGTCATCTTCGGCTACTACCTGCTGGTGAACGGGAACTACCTGTTCGTCCACGT
It contains:
- a CDS encoding GAF domain-containing sensor histidine kinase; translation: MSDEPGRAEFFGDLYDLLNLREDDLDAKIDAAIDIGCDRLGVEHGVVTHTRDGAYEVLASSIREGEYAAGSVTDLSTTWCRHVVDDGETLAFDDVDRTPYADDVAREETGLVCYIGVPLVVEGETYGTLCFSDTESRGDEFTRADHEFVTLLAEWVSYEIESALHAEELVERNRRLDEFTGIVAHDLRNPLTAAIGYTELVSEQLEGQQRDHLEVVAENLHRMESMIDGLLLLAQQGHDVGERSPVRLDELAHAAWETIETRDATLVVETDRQVFADEARLRQVFENLFRNAVEHCPPGVSVTVRGTPDGFEVADDGPGLPAELAETLFDRDRIGDGERRGLGLLIVERIVRGHDWDVSVESGDDGTTFRVTGVQRGPETHPEGEASAS
- a CDS encoding PleD family two-component system response regulator, with translation MTHTIVIADDDDSVRRLVEHKLSAAGYEVESFVNGSRTWDHLQTAPVPDLCVLDVMMPGLTGLQVVERMRDDEALADVPVVVLSSRGREADVLDGLESGATDYVTKPFSPRELLSRVRLRLGEE
- a CDS encoding HEAT repeat domain-containing protein, with the translated sequence MTPDYAHPVVSQLPRPTAETAIFAGIVLLALLIAVAVLTLAESVYQYRRDRRRDRVREDVELALLSRMSDPDPEWDEWVASASTPERDVARELLDDYLRTVEGTERANLVELVRELGIFAEARETLDGGARHEKLQALGWFALSGEGVDPDRLEATCTGGNDLRAAAARVLYEADHPDARERGTDLLVGDGSTTLTTHGLDTLYRLYETDPKPLLDRAAAEGDEWGLSLVVQVLSVIRHTGLLAQDADWSFVRDHTTHESPSVRAAAAQAFGPPGWDPAFRESVPVERLLADPHRNVRRATYEVLAEWGDGRSLELLREALRTEPDQRSRLRGLEALDDNQLTELELGVPTADDNRDDGPVPSVPVAGDAAADTTPPAPTVDTEDDGEVTAGTAAGSPTETGATDPAAAEPADADQAVDVAVDAGGQSLTPDPTAFDRALAWVRADREASDR